The nucleotide sequence agtttcaaccatagaagcatgcttttccaacacctctaacatcatttgatattctaaacaacaagtcactcaagcaagcaatcatatcagaattctattgcaattgtttcataacatttgcattgaagtgatcttctatcctaatatagttttcaaactcataacgacattgactaggatgcatattgtgaggattgtcattatcgttgaacttcataagagaatttacctctaccaccttaggcagtggtggtgtattaagcccatgtatttcttcaataggaggtaaatttttaacatcctcagctttaatacctttttcattcatagatttctttgcctcttgcatatcttcaggactgagatataatataccccttttcttcggagtgggtttaaccggtggttcaggaagaatccaatcatcataatttttctatatattattcaataattcttcaacttgtccaacagttcattccctggaaacacaaccagcacaactatcttggaagtccctagaagcatcggttagtccattatagaagatgtcaagtatttcatttttcttaagaggatgatcaggaaaaccattaagtaattggcaaagcctcccccaagcttgtgggagactctcttctttaatttgcacaaagttaaatatttcctataaggcagcttctttcttatgagtaggaaaatatttttcagagaagtaataaatcatatcctggggactgcacacacaaccaggagcaagagtattgtaccaagatttagcatcaccctttaatgagaaagtaaATAGTTTGAGAATGAAGTAATagagagttttctcatcatgagtaaaaagggtggctatgtcattcaacttagtaagatgtgccacaacactttcagtttcataaccatggaaaggatcatattcaaccaaagtaattaactctgggtcgacagagaattcataatccttatcatcaataaagataggtgaagtagcaaacttaggatcatatttcattctagcattcagagatttttctttatacttgcatagtaatttctctagatcatctctatcattgcaagcaagaatatctctagttgtttcttcactcataacataaccttccggtaccttaggaaattaatatctaggaaggctagttctagtaggtgtttcaggagattcagtttcaagctcgtcatcagattcaacaacatcatgttgtatagcTCTAGCAATttttttatcaagaaattcaccaagtggcacatcatcattaacatgcaaggtactagcatcatcataagcattatccatagcagaagtagcatcatcaataacttgcgacatattagaattgatagcatgtagtggtgttgcaagtttacttataacagaaggtgaatctaaagtagaactggatggaagttccttacctcccctcgtctttgagggaaatatcttaatattagcatccttcagattcttcatagtgataatatgataataatcccaagtgactcaacaaatatagctatgctcaccgacaactgcgccagaaaaaggtcttgataacccacaagtataggggatcgcaacagttttcgagggtagagtattcaacccaaatttatagattcgacacaaggggagccaaagaatatttgaaggtattagcagctgagttgtcaattcaaccacacctggagattaattatctgtagcaaagtgatcagtaccaaagtagtttgatagttttgataatagtgacagtagcaacagtaacagtaacagtgatagcagtaattttttAGCAAGtttaacagtgatgatagcagtagtaacttattagaaacaatataagataaatacgtaggcattggatcggtgacttgttggatgatattcatcatgtgacagttataacctaggtagatacaacactagctccagttcatcgatatattgtaggcatgtattccgtaaatagtcatacatgctttattaaaagaacttgcatgacatcttttgtcctaccctcccgtggcagcggggtccatattggaaactaagggatattaaggactccttttcatagagaaccggaacaaagcattaacacatagtgaatacatgaactcctcaaactacggtaatcaccagaagAAGTCCCGGTcattgtcactctggggttaccagatcataacacgtagtaggtgactataacttgcaagatcggatctagaacatgaaaataatggtgataacataaacgcttcagatctgaaatcatggcacccgggcccaaagtgacaagcattaagcatggaaaattcatagcaacatcaatataagaacatagtggatactagggatcaagccctaacaaaactaactcgattacatgatgaatctcatccaacttctcaccgaccagcgagcctacgaaggaattactcactctcggtggggagcatcatggaattggtgatggagaagggttggagatgacaaagaacgaagatgcccctctccggagctccaaacggactccagatctgccctcccgaggaagaacagggcttggcggcggctccatctcgtggatcacgataattctttctccttgatttttttctccgaaaataggattttatagcgtcggaatcagggtctgcggggccactaggtggggacaacccacctggtcacgccaggagagggggcgtgccctggtgggttgtgcccacccaggggcccctctccggtaggtcttggctccagaaattcttatacaTTTTATAAAAacttccttgcaaagtttcgttccattccgagaacttttatttctgcacaaaaacaacaccatggtagttctgctgaaaacaacttcagtccagggttagtttcattcaaatcatgcaaattagagtccaaagcaataggaaaagcgttaggaaaagtagatacgtttgagacgtatgaAGGTGCTTCTTGATCTTGAGCTGGTCTCCGCCAAGGTCTCTTGCGGGGGATGCTACTACTGCCCATGCACAAGTCAGGCGTGCTAAGGACCCCGTTCTTTGTGCACTGACACATGCCATTGCACTTCCAGACATTTGCTTGTTCTTTACGCTCCACTGTGAGCACTACACTTAACACTTGGCTCATTGCTTCTATGTATAAGAGCAAAGGCTTCTTACTACTCGGAGTTGCGATAGCGCCTATCTTCAGTGAGCGTTTGGATGTCATGAGACACTTAGGCTTCTTCATTCGGACGATAGCGCCTATCTTCTCAGGATTAGCTTTGATTCCTTGTTCATAAACAAGGAAACTGAGTAATTTACTAGTTGGGACTCCAAAATTTCACATAAACAGGGTTGAGTTGTATCCCCTAAGTTCAACGGATTTTGAAGGTCTCGGTGAGGTCGGCTAAGACGTCGGATCCTTTCTTAGACctaaccatgatatcatccatatatgcttccacatttcgactAATATCATATAAACACACCTAAATCATGTGTTGGAAAGTTGCACCTGCATTTTTTAGACGGGATAGCATCATGATGTAGCATAAACACACGAAAGGGGTGATGAAGGCCGCTTCCATTTCATCGGGCTCATACATTCGGGTCTAATGGTACCCTAAGTACGCATCAAGAAAACAAAGTCTCTCGCAGCTAACAATGGAGTCTACTATCTGGTCAATATGAGGAAGGGGAAAATGATCCTTGGGATAGACCTTGGTCAAATCCGTCTACAAGATTGTAGGAAACGAAATGGTAAAGACATGCAAGTGAAAGTAACAAGGTAGAGTTAGAAAGATGCAAACACTGGTTAATCCTGTAAAGATTTTTCCCATGGTTGTAATAAACATGAGACCATGTGTGTGTGAACCTAAAGGGTCGAGCGCATCAGGGAAGGAACCTACTCGGTTGAGGCTAGATTTCTCTACTTGGATATGATCAGATTAGGACTTGGGCCATGTGTCGAGTAAACTATGGGCTTCATACCTCTAGTGGGCCTTAATTGATTATCCCACGATGAGACTTCTATATAACTGAAGGTATGATGCTCAGTTAAGGGCGGTTGTAACTACATCGGCTAGGTTATACATGTGACATATTCTAGCCACCTCCACTCACCCCGGTCATGCAAATGGGCCTACTAGTCCATCTCTCGAAGTTCAATCTACACGCAAGGATATCTGTAGAGGCTGTGCACTTGCACCACACTAACGAATTGCTTGAGGGATTCCATGATTGGCTGTTCAAGGGAATTGACTGGAAGAGATGAATtgaatggacaacactctcctccgAACAACACTCTACTCAAATTATACTTCCACTACGAGGATTGAGTGTCTAGTGGTAATCTCGTGATCTATCTCCTGAGCATTCTCTCGGGTGTTCTATGCAGAAGGAATCATTTTCTTTATCCAAGCGTTGCATGCTACACAGCCCAATAGCAGGGATCTTGGATATCATGAGGGCCATGTTGTCAACACCTTGCGCCTTAGAAAGAATCTATCATTATTTTAAGATAATTTTAAGTTTGAACAAGCAATCGATAGTTTTCTCAGGTAAAATATGCTCAATAGTAATTTTGTTATGAGCAACCCATAAATACAAGGAAATAGCAGCAAAAATAACCCAACATAGCCGTCTTGAATTGCTAGAGAAAGGAGCATGACAAAAAAACCAATTCTGAAAGTTCAATGGGTCCCAATTTTCATTGAGCCACAAGCGAACACAACTCTAAAAAACACAGCCATGGTATAGGTAAACAAAATGTGCTCCATATTCTCAAAAGCATGGTTACTTCATAAATTTAATGGCAAAACGATTAACATAGCAGATAACCATCTATGAGTCTGATAGTTACATAAGGAAATAACAAATACAAACATATTCAAACAAATATTGTTctatcttttacacccacacaatattTTCCAATCTTATGCAATTTTATTCATCATTTTATTTCTAAAAGTAAAGAAACCATAATATCTTTTCCATCTGGGATAGAACCTCTGCCTTCATCCATTTTGGTGCTCATAGTTCAACTTTGTAGCTTGTTCTTCCTTGCTTTGCTATGGGAACTCATGTGACCACCAAAGGCTTGAGATGAGTTGAAGGTGAGATTGCAAATGCTGCATCTGTACTTACGTGAACTCATAGTATTATGCACAATACCACTATTAGTAATGCCATTTGGTACACCCATAGGAGTCTTGTATTCTCTAGGGCCATGTGAGGATGTGGCGAATGGAGCAAGAGGGGTAGGCACAACATAAGTAGCATCACGGGTTAGCGTCCCATGTGGTATATTTTGTGGACCCTGCATAATAATTGGTGAGTGATGACAAAATATATAAATACAAACAAATTGTGACGGTACTAAGTTTACCTTGTAGACACTCCTGGTTGGGATCTCAAAGATTGGACCATCATCTATTGCTCCAATAGTATTAAGGTGGGCATTGACAACTGCAATGGGATCTCCTTGGAGTAAGGATGTAATTGATGGAGACTCCATCGAAAAGATCCTACTTTGATCCGATGAACTAAAGTAGTTACTAATAGGGTTTGACAGGAAATCTTGGTGCGAGAATATTTCTGGCGGGTTCTCAAAGATTTCCCTATGGTTGGGCTGAGAAGTAAGGGTATTTACCCTAGTTGTAGGAGTAAACTTTGCATCAGGCAACTGTGGAGGTAGTGAGGATAGTGATGCACTGGTTTGGTATGGCACGATGGAACAATCTTTGATTGATGGCATGGTAACTACATGTGGTGCATCAATGGTAGGTGGGGTGTTCCATATCCAAGTTGAATCTGATGGTGTGGAATTCAGGGGAACAAAATCACTCAACATCGGCATGATCGCTCTGCCTCTCGGTGCATCATGCAAGGGAGAAATGTTGGCCTCACTTTCACTAGATCTGACTTTGTTAGGATAGGAGCCATTAGGATCCATATCTCCTAGTAAAATCAAGAACTTTTCTGGAAAGGTATTGAAAGTGGAGATGTATATGGTATGCTAGTGTTTGTTTCTTAGGAGGGATGCTACATGAGGTGAAATTAGGTGTATTTATAGGAATCTTGGGTATCTATGAACATGCATGCCTTCATGTATTATTCAATTGTGTCATTAACTAAAATATTTGAACTTTAATCAACAGTATTCATATAGTATCTAAGTGATACGGGTGATAAATTATTCTAATAATTCATGATATCTTCTAGGATATCTTATTGGTAAATTAGTAATGGGCATGGGCTGGGTCGGCCCGCCGGGTCACTTATCGGCCCAAAAATTGGAGGCCAATGGGTCATGTTGGTCGGTCTCAAACAAGATTGGGGTCAACAAAGCCAGCCCCTGGTGACCTGCTGGGCCAACCTGGTCAGCCCACCTTATAGTCTTATATCTCACATCGGGTGCAATCTCCGTCACGTTGGCATTGTCGTAGGGCCAAATTTTGCGATGCAGTCTATCGGATAATTTCTGGCAAACGCTCGCCTATATGAACCACAAAATTGTCTAGGTATATTTAGGTAAGATGCGCACATACAAACCACAAGCAGATGGCTTGATTTTTTTCTATTAACCACATATTAGAAATCTTATCAATTCTTACACTAGTCGGATTCCATTTAAACCAAGGCTCATTTTAACACCTCGTTTGTCCACAAGGCAATGTAAAGCAAGAATTTGGGTCGACCCAAAATACCCATTGGGACAACAAGGCCACTGACTATTTTTTATGTGGGTTGACCTGTGGCCTCTCAAATTGGGCTTGGGGCGGGTCCAAGGCCAGGTTCAGGTTATCCCATTCCCATCCTAATGGTAAATTCAATAATGCCATCTTCTACATAAAAGTTGGTATTTATTCCTTTGGAAAAAACTATTGAATGATATATTGTATTATTATAGAAACATGAGTCCCTCGATCTTGGATGAAAAAACATTACCAATGTTGCTAAGAAATTACATGTGTCTTCTTAAACTAGTGATGATTGTCTCGGCTTATTGTCTCAAATTTCAAACATTTCTTATTTAACTTCCTAGAGTTGCACCCTGGGTCCAAGCTAGCTACTATTTGCTAATCAATCCCGGAGGGGTGCGGTGTGAGAGAGATATAGAGAGTGGGGGCGGGAAGGAGAGATAAAGTAAGAGAGAACTTTCCCATTTTTTCTCATAATCTATTTTAAGTATACAAGTATGGTTCCTTAATACAAGAAAGTTGTCCTAATAACTAAAATATACCTGGAATTCATGGAAACCTCATGAGATGCCAATATTATCTTCCCATATAGCTATTGATATTGGGATCCCCAGCGGAAGGGCCATGGTAAGGATTCGCCATAGGATACCTAAACTCCCGAGTCTGTGCCAGGAGATCACTTGGCTGGGATGACATCATAAAGCCCATGCGTATGACCTAGGCCAGGACGTCGACCCGATCAGACCTGTATAGGGCAATCAAAGTGGGTGTTTCCAACAACACCATCGAGATAGCTTCATTGCATAGTAGTAAATCATGTGGTAATTAACCGTCATCGTCATGGTATTATATTACAACATGGCTCACATAACTGTTGTACCTTATCGATGCCCTCCACCACCATGATCTCCACCATCATGCCCTCCACCATCGTGCTCTCCAGTATTGTGCATTTGATCGCCGCCCATGAAGATCTCTAGAGTGTGCCAATGGATGGCCTCATCCACTGGGATTTCAGTCATGGTCTTTGCAGTCGCGGAACAGGTTCGTGTCATTTTGGATCTATTGTGCACTAATCTCCATCCTATTCCTCCAAGAAATTTTTCTTGGtgtcttctttctcttcttcccccttctactgtCATCGGTTGGCCTTGGATTACAATGATGTATCAGTGGCATTGCCTCTGGTTTCAATGTGACTCAGCTTCATGATCGTTCATTTTGGTTCTCGATGGCCTCCAAAAATGTGGGACATTTCATCTATGGTCTTAGAGACATGATCTAGTCAGATTTCATTTTTAATTTCATCTTATTTGGTCCACCTCATCTCTGGAATAACATTGATTCAAATGGGGTTAAAGATTCAGAGTTGCAACTTGTGAGCTAAATTGggattttcctcgaagaggaagggtggagcCGTCCAGTAGATATAAGAATTTCTCTCAGTGAGAACCAAGGACATCGAACCAATACGAGAATCACACAAACCCCAGTGAACAACGCCGGCACAcataaaagcaaatacttgcacccaatgcgggcaagagggttgtcaatccccttcaactcgttacttgcaaggattaaatcttgtatagatagatagataaattgcaaaataaaagagaagtgaataaattgcaacaaggtatttttggttttagtaaTACGAGTAaagtagacccgtgggccatagttttcactagaggcttgtcttcgaacacatagcatacggcgggtaagcaaattactgttgggaaattgatagaaaagtgcatagttaatTATGaagttattcatggcaatgatcacacatataggcatcacatccg is from Triticum aestivum cultivar Chinese Spring chromosome 3A, IWGSC CS RefSeq v2.1, whole genome shotgun sequence and encodes:
- the LOC123057994 gene encoding uncharacterized protein; translation: MDPNGSYPNKVRSSESEANISPLHDAPRGRAIMPMLSDFVPLNSTPSDSTWIWNTPPTIDAPHVVTMPSIKDCSIVPYQTSASLSSLPPQLPDAKFTPTTRVNTLTSQPNHREIFENPPEIFSHQDFLSNPISNYFSSSDQSRIFSMESPSITSLLQGDPIAVVNAHLNTIGAIDDGPIFEIPTRSVYKGPQNIPHGTLTRDATYVVPTPLAPFATSSHGPREYKTPMGVPNGITNSGIVHNTMSSRKYRCSICNLTFNSSQAFGGHMSSHSKARKNKLQS